The following are from one region of the Melospiza melodia melodia isolate bMelMel2 chromosome 14, bMelMel2.pri, whole genome shotgun sequence genome:
- the LOC134424975 gene encoding protocadherin gamma-A2-like, producing the protein MVNEENGNLYVNERLDREEMCGESATCSVSFEALVHNPLNIFHVEVSIEDVNDNSPVFSKAVLDLEIGELIPPGAHFPLEMARDADAGSNSLLTYQLTSNPSFSLSMKEKPGGRKLPELVLERVLDREKQSSFELVLMAVDGGDPARSGTVQVRINVTDANDNPPMFNKSLYEARVSENLPLESVVLQVRATDADAGSNGRISYSLGSIPDSVRALFTIDSESGEVRTAGPLDFEEKNKYVFGVEARDGGGLVSQCEVQIDITDENDNAPEITILSLSSPVPEDAPAGTVVALLNVDDPDSGENGQVSCELSGEAPLSIVASSGGSYKVVTSGALDREQASEHRVTVVARDRGRPALRSSRELVLEVSDVNDNAPVFEEAAYSAYVAENNAAGALVLRVQARDADAGANGRVSYWLAGGSAGAAGAAPLVSVEARSGALYAQRSLDYEQCREFTVAVRAQDGGSPARSSTATVRVFVLDRNDNAPRVLWPAPTAGPGEAAGGAVSAPFEVVPRSAEAGYLVAKVVAVDADAGRNAWLSYELVQASEPALFRVGLHSGEVRTARAVGERDAAKQRLVAVVKDHGQPALSATATLHVVLAESLQEALPELSERPAGAEAAAAELQFYLVLALALLSALLVLSVALAVLARLRRAGPPAVLRCLGAQRFSLAGAAFPADFCEGTLPYSYNLCVPPPARAVPEAAWPPPPPVPILSAEELLGGDSCGKPSQNSDIVVGEAPANPDAPQTVQKLGAESEPELSGLAAASCKITSGAAAEMCAAGRRWGRRQRALLWAVLLAAWEAAWGQLRYSVPEEMPKGSFVGDVAKDLGLQLPELSDRGVRVVSEGRTQYFALHGKTGYLVTAERIDREQLCRLVEKCVLRCELIVEGQMQVYGIQVEITDINDNAPSFKEFELEERISETTAPGSRFPLTEAHDQDLGRNSLQSYELSGDEHFSLAVQAGPGGDQRPELVLAKALDREEAAFHELVLRAMDGGDPARTGTARIRVTVLDANDNAPVFSQAEYTVRVPEDVPVGSTLVAVTATDADEGLYGHVKYTLKKLSDIASIIFHLDYESGAISLLQNLDFEEGNTYELEVQARDGGGLFDTAKVTITVTDINDNVPVISVRSALSEISEDAPTGTVVALLHVQDLDSGANGDVRCSLDGGVPFRLEKSYEDYYRVVTARELDREHVSEYNVTVRAADGGSPSLQSSAVLALRVLDVNDNAPVFAEERYSARLAENNAAGALVLTVRATDADWGQNARVRYRLAEGRVRGAPLSSYVSVQAETGALYALRSLDYEQLRELQLCVRAEDGGAPALSSNVSVRLQIVDENDNAPQVLYPPAAAAAAAWSGVELAPRRSEAGALVAKVVAVDADAGQNAWLSYELAKATEPGLFRVGLHSGEVRTARSPLARDAARHSLVVLVRDHGRPALSATATLSVVLAESVAELLAELGSAAHEAAAPGEPAASLTRWLVLAVAAVSCLFVAFLLLLLALRLRRCHRQQLLPPDSGASRGVPVSHFVGIDGVRAFLQSYSHDVSLTADSRKSHLRFSAASCCDTLPARPPPDEPAPLLGDEDPAGAIPSDPAPPSLDG; encoded by the exons ATGGTGAATGAGGAGAACGGGAACCTGTACGTGAACGAGAGGCTGGACCGGGAGGAGATGTGCGGCGAGTCGGCGACCTGCTCTGTCAGCTTCGAGGCGCTGGTGCACAACCCGCTGAATATTTTCCACGTCGAAGTGTCCATTGAGGACGTGAATGACAACTCCCCAGTCTTCAGCAAGGCTGTTCTGGACCTCGAGATCGGTGAATTAATCCCTCCAGGTGCTCATTTTCCCCTGGAGATGGCCCGAGATGCAGACGCAGGAAGCAACTCGCTGCTGACTTACCAGCTCACCAGCAACCCGTCGTTTTCACTGTCAATGAAGGAAAAGCCGGGTGGCAGGAAGCTACCAGAATTAGTCCTGGAGAGAGTTTTGGACCGAGAGAAGCAGAGCTCCTTTGAGCTGGTACTGATGGCCGTAGATGGCGGGGATCCCGCGAGGTCCGGGACTGTCCAGGTTCGCATAAACGTGACAGATGCCAACGACAACCCACCCATGTTCAACAAAAGCCTCTACGAGGCGAGAGTATCAGAGAATCTTCCACTAGAGTCCGTGGTGCTGCAGGTACGAGCGACCGATGCTGACGCAGGCTCGAACGGGCGAATCTCTTACTCGTTGGGCAGCATCCCGGACTCCGTCAGGGCGTTGTTCACTATCGACAGCGAGAGCGGGGAAGTGAGGACAGCGGGTCCCCTCGATTTCGAGGAGAAGAATAAATATGTCTTTGGGGTGGAAGCGAGAGATGGCGGCGGTCTCGTCAGTCAGTGCGAAGTGCAGATAGACATCACCGACGAGAACGACAACGCGCCTGAGATCACCATTCTGTCCCTCTCGAGCCCTGTCCCCGAGGACGCTCCGGCCGGCACTGTTGTAGCCCTCCTGAATGTGGACGACCCCGACTCGGGCGAGAATGGTCAGGTGTCGTGCGAGCTGTCGGGAGAGGCGCCGCTGTCGATCGTGGCGTCGTCGGGCGGCTCGTACAAGGTGGTGACATCGGGGGCGCTGGACCGCGAGCAGGCGTCGGAGCATCGCGTGACGGTGGTGGCCCGGGACCGGGGCAGGCCGGCGCTgcggagcagcagggagctggtgctggaggtgtcggacgtgaacgacaacgcgccggtgTTCGAGGAGGCGGCGTACAGCGCGTACGTGGCGGAGAACAACGCGGCGGGCGCGCTGGTGCTGCGCGTGCAGGCGCGGGACGCGGACGCGGGCGCCAACGGGCGCGTGAGCTACTGGCTggcgggcggcagcgcgggcgcggcgggcgcggcgccgcTGGTGTCGGTGGAGGCGCGGAGCGGCGCGCTGTACGCGCAGCGCTCCTTGGACTACGAGCAGTGCCGCGAGTTCACGGTGGCCGTGCGGGCGCAGGACGGCGGCTCGCCGGCGCGCAGCTCCACGGCCACGGTGCGCGTCTTCGTGCTGGACCGCAACGACAACGCGCCCAGGGTGCTCTGGCCCGCGCCGACGGCCGGGCCGGGAGAGGCTGCGGGAGGGGCGGTGTCGGCGCCTTTCGAGGTGGTTCCGCGCTCGGCCGAGGCCGGCTACctggtggccaaggtggtggCGGTGGACGCGGACGCGGGGCGCAACGCGTGGCTGTCGTACGAGCTGGTGCAGGCGTCGGAGCCGGCGCTGTTCCGCGTGGGGCTGCACAGCGGCGAGGTGCGCACGGCGCGCGCCGTGGGCGAGCGGGACGCGGCCAAGCAGCGGCTGGTGGCCGTGGTGAAGGACCACGGGCAGCCGGCGCTGTCGGCCACGGCCACGCTGCACGTGGTGCTGGCCGAGAGCTTGCAGGAGGCGCTGCCGGAGCTGAGCGAGCGGCCGGCGGGcgccgaggcggcggcggccgagcTGCAGTTCTACCTAGTGCTGGCGCTGGCGCTGCTGTCGGCGCTCTTGGTGCTGAGCGTGGCGCTGGCCGTGCTGGCGCGgctgcgccgggccgggccgcccgccgTGCTGCGCTGCCTGGGCGCGCAGCGCTTCTCGCTGGCCGGCGCCGCCTTCCCGGCCGACTTCTGCGAGGGCACCTTGCCCTACTCCTACAACCTGTGcgtgccgccgcccgcccgcgccgtGCCCGAGGCCGcttggccgccgccgccgccggtgccCATCCTGTCGGCGGAAGAGCTTCTGGGCGGAGATTCCTGCGGGAAGCCGAGCCAGAACAGTGACATCGTCGTGGGAGAGGCTCCCGCCAATCCCGATGCACCACAG ACCGTGCAGAAGCTGGGAGCAGAGTCGGAGCCGGAGCTGTCTGGGTTGGCGGCAGCGAGCTGCAAGATAACGAGCGGTGCCGCGGCCGAGATGTGCGCGGCGGGGAGGCGCTGGGGCCGGCGGCagcgagctctgctctgggccgtGCTGCTGGCGGCGTGGGAGGCGGCGTGGGGGCAGCTGCGCTACTCGGTGCCCGAGGAGATGCCCAAGGGCTCGTTCGTGGGCGACGTGGCCAAggacctggggctgcagctcccggaACTCAGCGATCGCGGCGTCCGAGTGGTCTCGGAAGGTAGGACGCAGTATTTCGCTCTGCACGGGAAGACGGGATATTTAGTGACGGCGGAGAGGATCGACAGAGAGCAGCTGTGCCGGCTGGTAGAGAAATGCGTGCTGCGCTGTGAGCTGATAGTGGAGGGACAGATGCAGGTTTATGGGATCCAAGTGGAAATCACGGACATTAACGACAACGCGCCGAGCTTCAAGGAATTTGAGCTGGAAGAAAGAATAAGTGAGACAACAGCCCCGGGGTCGCGATTTCCACTTACAGAGGCACATGACCAGGACTTGGGCCGTAATTCGCTTCAGAGCTACGAGCTGAGCGGTGACGAGCACTTCTCGCTGGCCGTGCAGGCGGGCCCCGGCGGCGATCAGCGTCCCGAGCTGGTGCTGGCGAAGGCGCTGGACCGGGAGGAGGCGGCGTTTCACGAGCTGGTGCTGAGGGCGATGGACGGCGGCGATCCGGCACGGACGGGCACGGCTCGGATCCGCGTGACGGTGCTGGACGCGAACGACAACGCGCCCGTGTTCAGCCAGGCGGAGTACACGGTGCGTGTGCCCGAGGACGTGCCCGTGGGCTCCACCCTCGTCGCTGTCACGGCCACGGATGCCGACGAGGGGCTGTACGGACACGTTAAATACACTTTGAAAAAATTGTCCGACATAGCATCGATTATCTTCCACCTGGACTATGAGAGTGGAGCGATCAGTCTGTTGCAGAACCTGGATTTCGAGGAAGGCAACACTTACGAACTGGAGGTGCAGGCACGGGACGGAGGAGGACTTTTCGACACTGCCAAAGTCACGATCACCGTCACAGACATAAATGATAATGTGCCGGTGATTTCGGTGAGGTCGGCACTAAGTGAGATTTCTGAGGACGCTCCGACAGGGACGGTGGTCGCCCTTCTTCACGTGCAGGACTTGGACTCGGGGGCCAACGGCGACGTTCGGTGCTCTCTCGACGGAGGCGTCCCGTTCCGGCTGGAGAAGTCCTATGAAGACTACTACCGTGTGGTGACAGCGAGAGAGCTGGACCGGGAGCACGTGTCGGAGTACAACGTGACGGTGCGGGCGGCCGACGGCGGGTCGCCGTCGCTGCAGAGCAGCGCGGTGCTGGCGCTGCGGGTGCTggacgtgaacgacaacgcgccggtgTTCGCGGAGGAGCGCTACAGCGCGCGGCTGGCGGAGAACAACGCGGCGGGCGCGCTGGTGCTGACGGTGCGCGCCACGGACGCGGACTGGGGGCAGAACGCGCGCGTGCGCTACCGGCTGGCGGAGGGGCGGGTGCGTGGCGCGCCGCTGTCGTCGTACGTGTCGGTGCAGGCGGAGACGGGCGCGCTGTACGCGCTGCGCTCCTTGGACTACGAGCAGCTGCGCGAGCTGCAGCTGTGTGTGCGGGCGGAGGACGGCGGCGCGCCGGCGCTGAGCAGCAACGTGTCGGTGCGGCTGCAGATCGTGGAcgagaacgacaacgcgccgCAGGTGCTGTACccgccggcggcggccgcagcggCGGCGTGGTCGGGCGTGGAGCTGGCGCCGCGGCGGTCGGAGGCCGGCGCGctggtggccaaggtggtggCGGTGGACGCGGACGCGGGGCAGAACGCGTGGCTGTCCTACGAGCTGGCCAAGGCCACGGAGCCGGGGCTGTTCCGCGTGGGGCTGCACAGCGGCGAGGTGCGCACGGCGCGCTCGCCGCTGGCCCGCGACGCGGCGCGCCACAGCCTGGTGGTGCTGGTGCGGGACCACGGGCGGCCGGCGCTGTCGGCCACGGCCACGCTGAGCGTGGTGCTGGCCGAGAGCGTGGCCGAGCTGCTGGCCGAGCTGGGCAGCGCGGCGCacgaggcggcggcgccgggcgagCCGGCCGCCAGCCTGACGCGCTGGCTCGTGCTGGCCGTGGCCGCCGTCTCGTGCCTCTTCGtggccttcctgctgctgctgctggcgctgcgcCTGCGCCGCTGCCaccgccagcagctgctgccgccgGACAGCGGCGCCTCGCGCGGCGTGCCCGTCTCGCACTTCGTGGGCATCGACGGCGTGCGCGCCTTCCTGCAGTCCTACTCGCACGACGTGTCGCTCACGGCCGACTCGCGCAAGAGCCACCTGCGCTTCTCGGCCGCCAGCTGCTGCGACAccctcccggcccggccgccgcccgaCGAGCCCGCGCCGCTGCTCGGCGACGAGGACCCGGCCGGCGCCATCCCCTCGGACCCCGCCCCTCCCTCG CTAGATGGGTGA
- the LOC134424976 gene encoding protocadherin gamma-A10-like, protein MCAAGRRWGRRQRALLWAVLLAAWEAAWGQLRYSVPEEMPKGSFVGDVAKDLGLQLPEIRDRGVRIVSKGRTQYFVLHGKTGHLVTAERIDREKLCESVQQCVLRCEMIVEGQMQVYGIQVEITDINDNAPSFREAEKELRMSETTAPGSRFPLAQAHDPDSGRNSLQSYELSGDEHFSLAVQAGPGGDQRPELVLAKALDREEAAFHELVLRAMDGGDPARTGTARIRVTVLDANDNAPVFSQAEYTVRVPEDVPVGSVLVTVTATDRDEGLNGHVKYSIQKITDKASQIFQLDADTGAITLLQSLDFEEGDSYALEVQAHDRGGLFDDSKVVVAVTDVNDNVPEILLQSSLSEISEDAPLGTVVALLQVQDRDSGANGEVRCSIDGGGPFRLEKAFDDYYRVVTARELDREQVSEYNVTVRAADGGSPSLQSSAVLALRVLDVNDNAPVFAEERYSARLAENNAAGALVLTVRATDADWGQNARVRYRLAEGRVRGAPLSSYVSVQAETGALYALRSLDYEQLRELQLCVRAEDGGAPALSSNVSVRLQIVDENDNAPQVLYPPAAAAAAAWSGVELAPRRSEAGALVAKVVAVDADAGQNAWLSYELAKATEPGLFRVGPHSGEVRTARSPLARDAARHSLVVLVRDHGRPALSATATLSVVLAESVAELLAELGSAAHEAAAPGEPAASLTRWLVLAVAAVSCLFVAFLLLLLALRLRRCHRQQLLPPDSGASRGVPVSHFVGIDGVRAFLQSYSHDVSLTADSRKSHLRFSAASCCDTLPARPPPDEPAPLLGDEDPAGAIPSDPAPPSLSKCRVTTQASQGFHGQSRAQWEKVCSVPQAITQRNLQGNHLEAVKWLRNRLEILNEFIGTPVSTSQIEMLWSGNKLELLLSVFLVWESPRGRYSAEPRPKPGALERGRAAAAASRRRLRVSLLAAAERRWSRRRRSVLPPQAARSPGAGRSGSGTDRSSGGGGEGRPERSGWLSAVSVLGGESGWKGGRAAAGGRSAASAAGREWR, encoded by the exons ATGTGCGCGGCGGGGAGGCGCTGGGGCCGGCGGCagcgagctctgctctgggccgtGCTGCTGGCGGCGTGGGAGGCGGCGTGGGGGCAGCTGCGCTACTCAGTGCCCGAGGAGATGCCCAAGGGCTCGTTCGTGGGCGACGTGGCCAAggacctggggctgcagctgccggaGATCCGAGATCGCGGCGTTCGCATTGTCTCTAAAGGTAGGACACAGTATTTCGTTCTGCACGGGAAGACGGGACATTTAGTGACGGCAGAAAGGATCGACAGAGAGAAGCTGTGCGAGAGTGTGCAGCAATGCGTGCTTCGCTGTGAGATGATAGTGGAGGGACAGATGCAGGTTTATGGGATCCAAGTGGAAATCACGGACATTAATGATAACGCGCCGAGCTTTCGAGAGGCAGAAAAAGAACTGAGAATGAGCGAGACGACAGCCCCGGGGTCTCGGTTTCCCCTGGCCCAGGCTCACGACCCTGACTCGGGCCGGAATTCGCTGCAGAGCTACGAGCTGAGCGGCGACGAGCACTTCTCGCTGGCCGTGCAGGCGGGCCCCGGCGGCGATCAGCGTCCCGAGCTGGTGCTGGCGAAGGCGCTGGACCGGGAGGAGGCGGCGTTTCACGAGCTGGTGCTGAGGGCGATGGACGGCGGCGATCCGGCACGGACGGGCACGGCTCGGATCCGCGTGACGGTGCTGGACGCGAACGACAACGCGCCCGTGTTCAGCCAGGCGGAGTACACGGTGCGTGTGCCCGAGGACGTGCCCGTGGGCTCTGTCCTAGTCACCGTCACAGCCACCGACAGGGACGAGGGGCTAAACGGGCACGTGAAATACTCCATTCAAAAAATCACAGACAAAGCCTCGCAGATTTTTCAGCTTGATGCCGACACGGGAGCAATCACCCTGTTACAGAGCCTGGATTTCGAGGAAGGCGACTCCTACGCACTGGAGGTGCAGGCACATGACAGGGGAGGCCTCTTTGACGACTCAAAAGTCGTGGTGGCTGTGACAGATGTCAATGACAATGTGCCGGAGATTTTGCTGCAGTCGTCTTTGAGCGAGATCTCAGAAGACGCCCCATTGGGAACTGTCGTGGCCCTTCTACAGGTGCAAGACCGGGATTCCGGGGCTAATGGCGAGGTGCGCTGCTCGATTGACGGAGGGGGCCCATTCCGACTGGAGAAAGCTTTTGACGACTACTACCGTGTGGTGACAGCGAGAGAGCTGGACCGGGAGCAGGTGTCGGAGTACAACGTGACGGTGCGGGCGGCCGACGGCGGGTCGCCGTCGCTGCAGAGCAGCGCGGTGCTGGCGCTGCGGGTGCTggacgtgaacgacaacgcgccggtgTTCGCGGAGGAGCGCTACAGCGCGCGGCTGGCGGAGAACAACGCGGCGGGCGCGCTGGTGCTGACGGTGCGCGCCACGGACGCGGACTGGGGGCAGAACGCGCGCGTGCGCTACCGGCTGGCGGAGGGGCGGGTGCGTGGCGCGCCGCTGTCGTCGTACGTGTCGGTGCAGGCGGAGACGGGCGCGCTGTACGCGCTGCGCTCCTTGGACTACGAGCAGCTGCGCGAGCTGCAGCTGTGCGTGCGGGCGGAGGACGGCGGCGCGCCGGCGCTGAGCAGCAACGTGTCGGTGCGGCTGCAGATCGTGGAcgagaacgacaacgcgccgCAGGTGCTGTACccgccggcggcggccgcagcggCGGCGTGGTCGGGCGTGGAGCTGGCGCCGCGGCGGTCGGAGGCCGGCGCGctggtggccaaggtggtggCGGTGGACGCGGACGCGGGGCAGAACGCGTGGCTGTCCTACGAGCTGGCCAAGGCCACGGAGCCGGGGCTGTTCCGCGTGGGGCCGCACAGCGGCGAGGTGCGCACGGCGCGCTCGCCGCTGGCCCGCGACGCGGCGCGCCACAGCCTGGTGGTGCTGGTGCGGGACCACGGGCGGCCGGCGCTGTCGGCCACGGCCACGCTGAGCGTGGTGCTGGCCGAGAGCGTGGCCGAGCTGCTGGCCGAGCTGGGCAGCGCGGCGCacgaggcggcggcgccgggcgagCCGGCCGCCAGCCTGACGCGCTGGCTCGTGCTGGCCGTGGCCGCCGTCTCGTGCCTCTTCGtggccttcctgctgctgctgctggcgctgcgcCTGCGCCGCTGCCaccgccagcagctgctgccgccgGACAGCGGCGCCTCGCGCGGCGTGCCCGTCTCGCACTTCGTGGGCATCGACGGCGTGCGCGCCTTCCTGCAGTCCTACTCGCACGACGTGTCGCTCACGGCCGACTCGCGCAAGAGCCACCTGCGCTTCTCGGCCGCCAGCTGCTGCGACAccctcccggcccggccgccgcccgaCGAGCCCGCGCCGCTGCTCGGCGACGAGGACCCGGCCGGCGCCATCCCCTCGGACCCCGCCCCTCCCTCG CTGTCCAAGTGCAGAGTGACCACCCAGGCCAGCCAAGGTttccatggacagagcagggcccagtGGGAGAAGGTGTGCAGTGTCCCCCAGGCCATCACCCAGAGGAACCTGCAGGGCAATCACCTGGAGGCTGTCAAATGGCTGAGGAACAGGCTGGAGA TTTTGAATGAGTTCATCGGAA CACCCGTCAGCACATCTCAGATAGAAATGCTTTGGAGTGGAAATAAGCTGGAACTCCTGCTCTCGGTGTTTTTGGTCTGGGAGAGCCCCCGGGGCCGGTACAGCGCTGAGCCCCGCCCAAAGCCGGGCGCCCTTGAGCGCGGCCGTGCGGCGGCTGCAGCGTCGCGGCGGCGCCTCCGGGTGTCGCTGTTGGCCGCCGCCGAGCGCCgctggagccgccgccgccgcagcgtcCTGCCCCCGCAGGCTGCTCGCTCGCCCGGCGCCGGCCGCAGCGGCAGCGGCACCGACaggagcagcggcggcggcggcgaggggCGGCCCGAGCGGTCTGGGTGGCTTTCAGCGGTGTCTGTTTTGGGCGgcgagagcggctggaagggagGCAGGGCAGCGGCAGGAGGCAGGAGCGCGGCGAGCGCAGCGGGCAGAGAATGGCGGTGA
- the LOC134424977 gene encoding protocadherin gamma-B5-like: MFMDELEEQTCANLTKLKKAKCNVLQGPLERGRAAAAVSRRRLRVSLLAAAERRWSRRRRSVLPPQAARSPGAGRSGSGTDSSSGGGERRPERSGWLSAGSGRRQERGERSGQRMAVRRRQRLGPGGGRALPAALLLLLLCVWCRAAAERVRYAIAEELGRGSLVGPLARDLGLSADELPARKLRLSEEKQYFTVNEENGNLYVNERLDREEMCGESATCSVSFEALVHNPLNIFHVEVSIEDVNDNSPTFSNAVLDLEIGELIPPGARFPLETAHDADVGSNSLLTYHLTSNPSFSLAMKDSQDGSKLELVLEKALDREKESSFELLLTAVDAGDPARSGTVQIRVNVTDANDNAPVFAQDRYHVSLQEDTPPGSAVLNVSASDADAGNNARISYSFGKMPNKVLQKFVVDAESGSITLQEALDFEDTRMFSLAVEAKDGGGLVAHSKVEVEVLDVNDNAPEITLLSVSSPVPEDAPIGTVVALLKVRDRDSGENGQVSCELSGEAPLSIVASSGGSYKVVTSGALDREQASEHRVTVVARDRGRPALRSSRELVLEVSDVNDNAPVFEEAAYSAYVAENNAAGALVLRVQARDADAGANGRVSYWLAGGSAGAAGAAPLVSVEARSGALYAQRSLDYEQCREFTVAVRAQDGGSPARSSTATVRVFVLDRNDNAPRVLWPAPTAGPGEAAGGSAAAPFEVVPRSAEAGYLVAKVVAVDADAGRNAWLSYELVQASEPALFRVGLHSGEVRTARAVGERDAAKQRLVAVVKDHGQPALSATATLHVVLAESLQEALPELSERPAGAEAAAAELQFYLVLALALLSALLVLSVALAVLARLRRAGPPAVLRCLGAQRFSLAGAAFPADFCEGTLPYSYNLCVPPPARAVPEAAWPPPPPVPIVSAEELLGGDSLEKPTSNCSAVAGEQPAEADAPQVFDSVLLFMIFIFYPEFRLRNASAFLPVVIPWRMKAEMGRRNAEAGDRRWTKSDISVATVPGMERGRAGSAGQRSVPAVPGGGCGRRC; the protein is encoded by the exons ATGTTTATGGATGAGCTGGAGGAGCAGACCTGTGCAAACTTAACGAAGCTCAAGAAGGCCAAGTGCAATGTCCTGCAG GGCCCCCTTGAGCGCGGCCGTGCGGCGGCTGCAGTGTCGCGGCGGCGCCTCCGGGTGTCGCTGTTGGCCGCCGCCGAGCGCCgctggagccgccgccgccgcagcgtcCTGCCCCCGCAGGCTGCTCGCTCGCCCGGCGCCGGCCGCAGCGGCAGCGGCACcgacagcagcagcggcggcggcgagaGGCGGCCCGAGCGGTCTGGGTGGCTTTCAGCG GGCAGCGGCAGGAGGCAGGAGCGCGGCGAGCGCAGCGGGCAGAGAATGGCGGTGAGGCGGCGGCAGAGGCTTGGGCCGGGCGGCGGGCGAGCGCTGCCggccgcgctgctgctgctgctgctgtgcgtgTGGTGCCGGGCGGCGGCCGAGCGGGTCCGCTACGCCATCGCCGAGGAGCTGGGCAGAGGCTCGCTCGTGGGGCCGCTGGCGCGGGACCTGGGGCTCAGCGCGGACGAGCTGCCGGCGCGCAAGCTGCGGCTGAGCGAGGAGAAGCAATACTTCACGGTGAATGAGGAGAACGGGAACCTATACGTGAACGAGAGGCTGGACCGGGAGGAGATGTGCGGCGAGTCGGCGACCTGCTCTGTCAGCTTCGAGGCGCTGGTGCACAACCCTCTGAACATTTTCCACGTCGAGGTGTCCATTGAGGACGTGAATGACAATTCCCCGACCTTCAGCAATGCTGTTCTGGACCTCGAGATCGGTGAATTAATCCCTCCCGGTGCTCGGTTTCCGCTGGAGACGGCCCACGATGCAGACGTAGGTAGCAATTCGCTGCTGACTTACCACCTCACCAGTAACCCGTCGTTCTCCCTGGCCATGAAGGACAGCCAGGACGGAAGCAAGCTGGAATTAGTTCTGGAGAAGGCATTGGACCGAGAGAAGGAGAGCTCTTTTGAGCTGTTGCTGACTGCAGTTGATGCCGGGGATCCCGCGAGATCCGGGACTGTCCAGATTCGGGTCAACGTGACGGACGCCAATGACAATGCACCCGTATTCGCACAGGACCGGTACCACGTGAGCCTACAAGAGGACACGCCACCAGGTTCAGCAGTGTTGAACGTGTCAGCCTCAGACGCCGACGCCGGCAACAATGCCCGCATCAGCTACAGCTTCGGGAAAATGCCGAACAAGGTACTTCAAAAGTTTGTGGTCGATGCAGAGAGCGGGTCTATCACACTGCAGGAGGCTTTGGACTTTGAGGACACGCGTATGTTTAGCTTGGCTGTGGAGGCGAAGGatggagggggtttggtggcacaTTCCAAGGTGGAGGTGGAAGTGCTGGACGTGAATGACAACGCGCCCGAGATCACGTTACTCTCAGTGTCGAGCCCCGTGCCAGAGGATGCCCCGATTGGCACCGTGGTGGCCCTGCTGAAAGTGCGGGACAGAGACTCGGGAGAGAACGGTCAGGTGTCGTGCGAGCTGTCGGGAGAGGCTCCGCTGTCGATCGTGGCGTCGTCGGGCGGCTCGTACAAGGTGGTGACATCGGGGGCGCTGGACCGCGAGCAGGCGTCGGAGCATCGCGTGACGGTGGTGGCCCGGGACCGGGGCAGGCCGGCGCTgcggagcagcagggagctggtgctggaggtgtcggacgtgaacgacaacgcgccggtgTTCGAGGAGGCGGCGTACAGCGCGTACGTGGCGGAGAACAACGCGGCGGGCGCGCTGGTGCTGCGCGTGCAGGCGCGGGACGCGGACGCGGGCGCCAACGGGCGCGTGAGCTACTGGCTggcgggcggcagcgcgggcgcggcgggcgcggcgccgcTGGTGTCGGTGGAGGCGCGGAGCGGCGCGCTGTACGCGCAGCGCTCCTTGGACTACGAGCAGTGCCGCGAGTTCACGGTGGCCGTGCGGGCGCAGGACGGCGGCTCGCCGGCGCGCAGCTCCACGGCCACGGTGCGCGTCTTCGTGCTGGACCGCAACGACAACGCGCCCAGGGTGCTCTGGCCCGCGCCGACGGCCGGGCCGGGAGAGGCTGCGGGAGGGTCGGCGGCGGCGCCTTTCGAGGTGGTTCCGCGCTCGGCCGAGGCCGGCTACctggtggccaaggtggtggCGGTGGACGCGGACGCGGGGCGCAACGCGTGGCTGTCGTACGAGCTGGTGCAGGCGTCGGAGCCGGCGCTGTTCCGCGTGGGGCTGCACAGCGGCGAGGTGCGCACGGCGCGCGCCGTGGGCGAGCGGGACGCGGCCAAGCAGCGGCTGGTGGCCGTGGTGAAGGACCACGGGCAGCCGGCGCTGTCGGCCACGGCCACGCTGCACGTGGTGCTGGCCGAGAGCTTGCAGGAGGCGCTGCCGGAGCTGAGCGAGCGGCCGGCGGGcgccgaggcggcggcggccgagcTGCAGTTCTACCTGGTGCTGGCGCTGGCGCTGCTGTCGGCGCTCTTGGTGCTGAGCGTGGCGCTGGCCGTGCTGGCGCGgctgcgccgggccgggccgcccgccgTGCTGCGCTGCCTGGGCGCGCAGCGCTTCTCGCTGGCCGGCGCCGCCTTCCCGGCCGACTTCTGCGAGGGCACCTTGCCCTACTCCTACAACCTATGcgtgccgccgcccgcccgcgccgtGCCCGAGGCCGcttggccgccgccgccgccggtgccCATCGTGTCGGCGGAGGAGCTTCTGGGCGGTGATTCCTTGGAGAAGCCGACCTCCAACTGCAGTGCCGTCGCGGGAGAGCAGCCCGCCGAGGCCGATGCACCGCAGGTCT TTGACTCTGTTTTACTCTTCATGATCTTTATTTTTTACCCTG AATTCCGCCTACGGAATGCCTCTGCGTTTCTCCCGGTGGTGATACcctggaggatgaaagcagagatGGGCAGGAGAAATGCGGAGGCAGGAGATCGGCGCTGGACGAAAAGCGACATCTCGGTGGCGACCGTGCCCGGTATGGAGCGAGGCAGGGCGGGCAGCGCCGGGCAGCGCTCGGTGCCTGCAGTGCCGGGAGGAGGCTGCGGGCGCCGCTGTTGA